A stretch of the Macaca mulatta isolate MMU2019108-1 chromosome 16, T2T-MMU8v2.0, whole genome shotgun sequence genome encodes the following:
- the RBFOX3 gene encoding RNA binding protein fox-1 homolog 3 isoform X27, with product MAQPYPPAQYPPPPQNGIPAEYAPPPPHPTQDYSGQTPVPSEHGMTLYTPAQTHPEQPGSEASTQPIAGTQTQTDEAAQTDSQPLHPSDPTEKQQPKRLHVSNIPFRFRDPDLRQMFGQFGKILDVEIIFNERGSKGFGFVTFETSSDADRAREKLNGTIVEGRKIEVNNATARVMTNKKTGNPYTNGWKLNPVVGAVYGPEFYAVTGFPYPTTGTAVAYRGAHLRGRGRAVYNTFRAAPPPPPIPTYGAVVYQDGFYGAEIYGGYAAYRYAQPAAAAAAYSDSYGRVYAAADPYHHTIGPAATYSIGTM from the exons ATGGCCCAGCCCTACCCCCCTGCCCAGTACCCCCCTCCGCCACAGAACGGCATCCCTGCCGAGTATGCCCCGCCCCCGCCGCACCCCACGCAGGACTACTCCGGCCAGACCCCGGTCCCCTCAGAGCATGGCATGACCCTGTACACACCAGCACAGACCCACCCCGAGCAGCCAGGCTCCGAGGCCAGCACACAGCCCATCGCCGGGACCCAGACA CAGACAGACGAGGCGGCACAGACGGACAGCCAGCCGCTCCACCCCTCCGACCCTACAGAGAAGCAGCAGCCCAAGCGGCTACACGTCTCCAACATCCCCTTCCGGTTCAGGGACCCCGACTTGCGGCAAATGTTCGGG CAATTCGGAAAAATTTTAGACGTGGAGATCATTTTTAACGAGCGGGGCTCCAAG GGTTTTGGGTTTGTAACTTTTGAAACTAGCTCAGATGCTGACCGAGCCCGGGAGAAGCTGAATGGGACGATCGTAGAGGGACGGAAAATTGAG GTCAATAATGCCACGGCCCGAGTCATGACCAACAAGAAGACGGGGAACCCCTACACCAACG GCTGGAAGCTAAATCCAGTGGTCGGCGCAGTCTATGGGCCTGAATTCTATGCAG TGACGGGGTTCCCCTACCCCACCACCGGCACAGCTGTTGCCTACCGGGGCGCACATCTtcggggccggggccgggccgTGTATAATACGTTTCGGGCtgcgccacccccaccccccatcccGACTTATGGAGC GGTCGTGTATCAGGATGGATTTTATGGTGCTGAGATTTAT GGAGGCTACGCAGCCTACAGATACGCTCAGCCCGCTGCAGCGGCAGCCGCCTACAGCGACAG TTACGGCAGAGTCTACGCAGCTGCCGACCCGTACCATCACACCATCGGGCCCGCGGCAACCTACAGCATTGGAACCATG TGA
- the RBFOX3 gene encoding RNA binding protein fox-1 homolog 3 isoform X20 — protein MAQPYPPAQYPPPPQNGIPAEYAPPPPHPTQDYSGQTPVPSEHGMTLYTPAQTHPEQPGSEASTQPIAGTQTTDEAAQTDSQPLHPSDPTEKQQPKRLHVSNIPFRFRDPDLRQMFGQFGKILDVEIIFNERGSKGFGFVTFETSSDADRAREKLNGTIVEGRKIEVNNATARVMTNKKTGNPYTNGWKLNPVVGAVYGPEFYAVTGFPYPTTGTAVAYRGAHLRGRGRAVYNTFRAAPPPPPIPTYGAALEQTLVKMPVPWAGLAPCPLPPQQTPEPAYPTSPAFPPLSCPFASRVVYQDGFYGAEIYGGYAAYRYAQPAAAAAAYSDSYGRVYAAADPYHHTIGPAATYSIGTM, from the exons ATGGCCCAGCCCTACCCCCCTGCCCAGTACCCCCCTCCGCCACAGAACGGCATCCCTGCCGAGTATGCCCCGCCCCCGCCGCACCCCACGCAGGACTACTCCGGCCAGACCCCGGTCCCCTCAGAGCATGGCATGACCCTGTACACACCAGCACAGACCCACCCCGAGCAGCCAGGCTCCGAGGCCAGCACACAGCCCATCGCCGGGACCCAGACA ACAGACGAGGCGGCACAGACGGACAGCCAGCCGCTCCACCCCTCCGACCCTACAGAGAAGCAGCAGCCCAAGCGGCTACACGTCTCCAACATCCCCTTCCGGTTCAGGGACCCCGACTTGCGGCAAATGTTCGGG CAATTCGGAAAAATTTTAGACGTGGAGATCATTTTTAACGAGCGGGGCTCCAAG GGTTTTGGGTTTGTAACTTTTGAAACTAGCTCAGATGCTGACCGAGCCCGGGAGAAGCTGAATGGGACGATCGTAGAGGGACGGAAAATTGAG GTCAATAATGCCACGGCCCGAGTCATGACCAACAAGAAGACGGGGAACCCCTACACCAACG GCTGGAAGCTAAATCCAGTGGTCGGCGCAGTCTATGGGCCTGAATTCTATGCAG TGACGGGGTTCCCCTACCCCACCACCGGCACAGCTGTTGCCTACCGGGGCGCACATCTtcggggccggggccgggccgTGTATAATACGTTTCGGGCtgcgccacccccaccccccatcccGACTTATGGAGC GGCACTGGAGCAAACGCTTGTTAAAATGCCAGTCCCATGGGCGGGGCTGGCACCGTGCCCCCTCCCTCCTCAGCAGACACCGGAGCCGGCCTACCCCACCTCTCCAGCGTTCCCACCACTTTCTTGTCCGTTTGCTTCCAGGGTCGTGTATCAGGATGGATTTTATGGTGCTGAGATTTAT GGAGGCTACGCAGCCTACAGATACGCTCAGCCCGCTGCAGCGGCAGCCGCCTACAGCGACAG TTACGGCAGAGTCTACGCAGCTGCCGACCCGTACCATCACACCATCGGGCCCGCGGCAACCTACAGCATTGGAACCATG TGA
- the RBFOX3 gene encoding RNA binding protein fox-1 homolog 3 isoform X17 — MAQPYPPAQYPPPPQNGIPAEYAPPPPHPTQDYSGQTPVPSEHGMTLYTPAQTHPEQPGSEASTQPIAGTQTVPTDEAAQTDSQPLHPSDPTEKQQPKRLHVSNIPFRFRDPDLRQMFGQFGKILDVEIIFNERGSKGFGFVTFETSSDADRAREKLNGTIVEGRKIEVNNATARVMTNKKTGNPYTNGWKLNPVVGAVYGPEFYAVTGFPYPTTGTAVAYRGAHLRGRGRAVYNTFRAAPPPPPIPTYGAALEQTLVKMPVPWAGLAPCPLPPQQTPEPAYPTSPAFPPLSCPFASRVVYQDGFYGAEIYGGYAAYRYAQPAAAAAAYSDSYGRVYAAADPYHHTIGPAATYSIGTM; from the exons ATGGCCCAGCCCTACCCCCCTGCCCAGTACCCCCCTCCGCCACAGAACGGCATCCCTGCCGAGTATGCCCCGCCCCCGCCGCACCCCACGCAGGACTACTCCGGCCAGACCCCGGTCCCCTCAGAGCATGGCATGACCCTGTACACACCAGCACAGACCCACCCCGAGCAGCCAGGCTCCGAGGCCAGCACACAGCCCATCGCCGGGACCCAGACAGTGCCG ACAGACGAGGCGGCACAGACGGACAGCCAGCCGCTCCACCCCTCCGACCCTACAGAGAAGCAGCAGCCCAAGCGGCTACACGTCTCCAACATCCCCTTCCGGTTCAGGGACCCCGACTTGCGGCAAATGTTCGGG CAATTCGGAAAAATTTTAGACGTGGAGATCATTTTTAACGAGCGGGGCTCCAAG GGTTTTGGGTTTGTAACTTTTGAAACTAGCTCAGATGCTGACCGAGCCCGGGAGAAGCTGAATGGGACGATCGTAGAGGGACGGAAAATTGAG GTCAATAATGCCACGGCCCGAGTCATGACCAACAAGAAGACGGGGAACCCCTACACCAACG GCTGGAAGCTAAATCCAGTGGTCGGCGCAGTCTATGGGCCTGAATTCTATGCAG TGACGGGGTTCCCCTACCCCACCACCGGCACAGCTGTTGCCTACCGGGGCGCACATCTtcggggccggggccgggccgTGTATAATACGTTTCGGGCtgcgccacccccaccccccatcccGACTTATGGAGC GGCACTGGAGCAAACGCTTGTTAAAATGCCAGTCCCATGGGCGGGGCTGGCACCGTGCCCCCTCCCTCCTCAGCAGACACCGGAGCCGGCCTACCCCACCTCTCCAGCGTTCCCACCACTTTCTTGTCCGTTTGCTTCCAGGGTCGTGTATCAGGATGGATTTTATGGTGCTGAGATTTAT GGAGGCTACGCAGCCTACAGATACGCTCAGCCCGCTGCAGCGGCAGCCGCCTACAGCGACAG TTACGGCAGAGTCTACGCAGCTGCCGACCCGTACCATCACACCATCGGGCCCGCGGCAACCTACAGCATTGGAACCATG TGA
- the RBFOX3 gene encoding RNA binding protein fox-1 homolog 3 isoform X12, with translation MLCSMANSGCLLLSNSGSMLPHSVPCPPAFLYLQQSDQDATAPPEAMAQPYPPAQYPPPPQNGIPAEYAPPPPHPTQDYSGQTPVPSEHGMTLYTPAQTHPEQPGSEASTQPIAGTQTVPTDEAAQTDSQPLHPSDPTEKQQPKRLHVSNIPFRFRDPDLRQMFGQFGKILDVEIIFNERGSKGFGFVTFETSSDADRAREKLNGTIVEGRKIEVNNATARVMTNKKTGNPYTNGWKLNPVVGAVYGPEFYAVTGFPYPTTGTAVAYRGAHLRGRGRAVYNTFRAAPPPPPIPTYGAVVYQDGFYGAEIYGGYAAYRYAQPAAAAAAYSDSYGRVYAAADPYHHTIGPAATYSIGTM, from the exons AGCGATCAGGACGCCACGGCTCCGCCTGAAGCAATGGCCCAGCCCTACCCCCCTGCCCAGTACCCCCCTCCGCCACAGAACGGCATCCCTGCCGAGTATGCCCCGCCCCCGCCGCACCCCACGCAGGACTACTCCGGCCAGACCCCGGTCCCCTCAGAGCATGGCATGACCCTGTACACACCAGCACAGACCCACCCCGAGCAGCCAGGCTCCGAGGCCAGCACACAGCCCATCGCCGGGACCCAGACAGTGCCG ACAGACGAGGCGGCACAGACGGACAGCCAGCCGCTCCACCCCTCCGACCCTACAGAGAAGCAGCAGCCCAAGCGGCTACACGTCTCCAACATCCCCTTCCGGTTCAGGGACCCCGACTTGCGGCAAATGTTCGGG CAATTCGGAAAAATTTTAGACGTGGAGATCATTTTTAACGAGCGGGGCTCCAAG GGTTTTGGGTTTGTAACTTTTGAAACTAGCTCAGATGCTGACCGAGCCCGGGAGAAGCTGAATGGGACGATCGTAGAGGGACGGAAAATTGAG GTCAATAATGCCACGGCCCGAGTCATGACCAACAAGAAGACGGGGAACCCCTACACCAACG GCTGGAAGCTAAATCCAGTGGTCGGCGCAGTCTATGGGCCTGAATTCTATGCAG TGACGGGGTTCCCCTACCCCACCACCGGCACAGCTGTTGCCTACCGGGGCGCACATCTtcggggccggggccgggccgTGTATAATACGTTTCGGGCtgcgccacccccaccccccatcccGACTTATGGAGC GGTCGTGTATCAGGATGGATTTTATGGTGCTGAGATTTAT GGAGGCTACGCAGCCTACAGATACGCTCAGCCCGCTGCAGCGGCAGCCGCCTACAGCGACAG TTACGGCAGAGTCTACGCAGCTGCCGACCCGTACCATCACACCATCGGGCCCGCGGCAACCTACAGCATTGGAACCATG TGA
- the RBFOX3 gene encoding RNA binding protein fox-1 homolog 3 isoform X16 yields the protein MAQPYPPAQYPPPPQNGIPAEYAPPPPHPTQDYSGQTPVPSEHGMTLYTPAQTHPEQPGSEASTQPIAGTQTVPQTDEAAQTDSQPLHPSDPTEKQQPKRLHVSNIPFRFRDPDLRQMFGQFGKILDVEIIFNERGSKGFGFVTFETSSDADRAREKLNGTIVEGRKIEVNNATARVMTNKKTGNPYTNGWKLNPVVGAVYGPEFYAVTGFPYPTTGTAVAYRGAHLRGRGRAVYNTFRAAPPPPPIPTYGAALEQTLVKMPVPWAGLAPCPLPPQQTPEPAYPTSPAFPPLSCPFASRVVYQDGFYGAEIYGGYAAYRYAQPAAAAAAYSDSYGRVYAAADPYHHTIGPAATYSIGTM from the exons ATGGCCCAGCCCTACCCCCCTGCCCAGTACCCCCCTCCGCCACAGAACGGCATCCCTGCCGAGTATGCCCCGCCCCCGCCGCACCCCACGCAGGACTACTCCGGCCAGACCCCGGTCCCCTCAGAGCATGGCATGACCCTGTACACACCAGCACAGACCCACCCCGAGCAGCCAGGCTCCGAGGCCAGCACACAGCCCATCGCCGGGACCCAGACAGTGCCG CAGACAGACGAGGCGGCACAGACGGACAGCCAGCCGCTCCACCCCTCCGACCCTACAGAGAAGCAGCAGCCCAAGCGGCTACACGTCTCCAACATCCCCTTCCGGTTCAGGGACCCCGACTTGCGGCAAATGTTCGGG CAATTCGGAAAAATTTTAGACGTGGAGATCATTTTTAACGAGCGGGGCTCCAAG GGTTTTGGGTTTGTAACTTTTGAAACTAGCTCAGATGCTGACCGAGCCCGGGAGAAGCTGAATGGGACGATCGTAGAGGGACGGAAAATTGAG GTCAATAATGCCACGGCCCGAGTCATGACCAACAAGAAGACGGGGAACCCCTACACCAACG GCTGGAAGCTAAATCCAGTGGTCGGCGCAGTCTATGGGCCTGAATTCTATGCAG TGACGGGGTTCCCCTACCCCACCACCGGCACAGCTGTTGCCTACCGGGGCGCACATCTtcggggccggggccgggccgTGTATAATACGTTTCGGGCtgcgccacccccaccccccatcccGACTTATGGAGC GGCACTGGAGCAAACGCTTGTTAAAATGCCAGTCCCATGGGCGGGGCTGGCACCGTGCCCCCTCCCTCCTCAGCAGACACCGGAGCCGGCCTACCCCACCTCTCCAGCGTTCCCACCACTTTCTTGTCCGTTTGCTTCCAGGGTCGTGTATCAGGATGGATTTTATGGTGCTGAGATTTAT GGAGGCTACGCAGCCTACAGATACGCTCAGCCCGCTGCAGCGGCAGCCGCCTACAGCGACAG TTACGGCAGAGTCTACGCAGCTGCCGACCCGTACCATCACACCATCGGGCCCGCGGCAACCTACAGCATTGGAACCATG TGA
- the RBFOX3 gene encoding RNA binding protein fox-1 homolog 3 isoform X5 has translation MLCSMANSGCLLLSNSGSMLPHSVPCPPAFLYLQQSDQDATAPPEAMAQPYPPAQYPPPPQNGIPAEYAPPPPHPTQDYSGQTPVPSEHGMTLYTPAQTHPEQPGSEASTQPIAGTQTVPTDEAAQTDSQPLHPSDPTEKQQPKRLHVSNIPFRFRDPDLRQMFGQFGKILDVEIIFNERGSKGFGFVTFETSSDADRAREKLNGTIVEGRKIEVNNATARVMTNKKTGNPYTNGWKLNPVVGAVYGPEFYAVTGFPYPTTGTAVAYRGAHLRGRGRAVYNTFRAAPPPPPIPTYGAALEQTLVKMPVPWAGLAPCPLPPQQTPEPAYPTSPAFPPLSCPFASRVVYQDGFYGAEIYGGYAAYRYAQPAAAAAAYSDSYGRVYAAADPYHHTIGPAATYSIGTM, from the exons AGCGATCAGGACGCCACGGCTCCGCCTGAAGCAATGGCCCAGCCCTACCCCCCTGCCCAGTACCCCCCTCCGCCACAGAACGGCATCCCTGCCGAGTATGCCCCGCCCCCGCCGCACCCCACGCAGGACTACTCCGGCCAGACCCCGGTCCCCTCAGAGCATGGCATGACCCTGTACACACCAGCACAGACCCACCCCGAGCAGCCAGGCTCCGAGGCCAGCACACAGCCCATCGCCGGGACCCAGACAGTGCCG ACAGACGAGGCGGCACAGACGGACAGCCAGCCGCTCCACCCCTCCGACCCTACAGAGAAGCAGCAGCCCAAGCGGCTACACGTCTCCAACATCCCCTTCCGGTTCAGGGACCCCGACTTGCGGCAAATGTTCGGG CAATTCGGAAAAATTTTAGACGTGGAGATCATTTTTAACGAGCGGGGCTCCAAG GGTTTTGGGTTTGTAACTTTTGAAACTAGCTCAGATGCTGACCGAGCCCGGGAGAAGCTGAATGGGACGATCGTAGAGGGACGGAAAATTGAG GTCAATAATGCCACGGCCCGAGTCATGACCAACAAGAAGACGGGGAACCCCTACACCAACG GCTGGAAGCTAAATCCAGTGGTCGGCGCAGTCTATGGGCCTGAATTCTATGCAG TGACGGGGTTCCCCTACCCCACCACCGGCACAGCTGTTGCCTACCGGGGCGCACATCTtcggggccggggccgggccgTGTATAATACGTTTCGGGCtgcgccacccccaccccccatcccGACTTATGGAGC GGCACTGGAGCAAACGCTTGTTAAAATGCCAGTCCCATGGGCGGGGCTGGCACCGTGCCCCCTCCCTCCTCAGCAGACACCGGAGCCGGCCTACCCCACCTCTCCAGCGTTCCCACCACTTTCTTGTCCGTTTGCTTCCAGGGTCGTGTATCAGGATGGATTTTATGGTGCTGAGATTTAT GGAGGCTACGCAGCCTACAGATACGCTCAGCCCGCTGCAGCGGCAGCCGCCTACAGCGACAG TTACGGCAGAGTCTACGCAGCTGCCGACCCGTACCATCACACCATCGGGCCCGCGGCAACCTACAGCATTGGAACCATG TGA
- the RBFOX3 gene encoding RNA binding protein fox-1 homolog 3 isoform X18, translating into MAQPYPPAQYPPPPQNGIPAEYAPPPPHPTQDYSGQTPVPSEHGMTLYTPAQTHPEQPGSEASTQPIAGTQTQTDEAAQTDSQPLHPSDPTEKQQPKRLHVSNIPFRFRDPDLRQMFGQFGKILDVEIIFNERGSKGFGFVTFETSSDADRAREKLNGTIVEGRKIEVNNATARVMTNKKTGNPYTNGWKLNPVVGAVYGPEFYAVTGFPYPTTGTAVAYRGAHLRGRGRAVYNTFRAAPPPPPIPTYGAALEQTLVKMPVPWAGLAPCPLPPQQTPEPAYPTSPAFPPLSCPFASRVVYQDGFYGAEIYGGYAAYRYAQPAAAAAAYSDSYGRVYAAADPYHHTIGPAATYSIGTM; encoded by the exons ATGGCCCAGCCCTACCCCCCTGCCCAGTACCCCCCTCCGCCACAGAACGGCATCCCTGCCGAGTATGCCCCGCCCCCGCCGCACCCCACGCAGGACTACTCCGGCCAGACCCCGGTCCCCTCAGAGCATGGCATGACCCTGTACACACCAGCACAGACCCACCCCGAGCAGCCAGGCTCCGAGGCCAGCACACAGCCCATCGCCGGGACCCAGACA CAGACAGACGAGGCGGCACAGACGGACAGCCAGCCGCTCCACCCCTCCGACCCTACAGAGAAGCAGCAGCCCAAGCGGCTACACGTCTCCAACATCCCCTTCCGGTTCAGGGACCCCGACTTGCGGCAAATGTTCGGG CAATTCGGAAAAATTTTAGACGTGGAGATCATTTTTAACGAGCGGGGCTCCAAG GGTTTTGGGTTTGTAACTTTTGAAACTAGCTCAGATGCTGACCGAGCCCGGGAGAAGCTGAATGGGACGATCGTAGAGGGACGGAAAATTGAG GTCAATAATGCCACGGCCCGAGTCATGACCAACAAGAAGACGGGGAACCCCTACACCAACG GCTGGAAGCTAAATCCAGTGGTCGGCGCAGTCTATGGGCCTGAATTCTATGCAG TGACGGGGTTCCCCTACCCCACCACCGGCACAGCTGTTGCCTACCGGGGCGCACATCTtcggggccggggccgggccgTGTATAATACGTTTCGGGCtgcgccacccccaccccccatcccGACTTATGGAGC GGCACTGGAGCAAACGCTTGTTAAAATGCCAGTCCCATGGGCGGGGCTGGCACCGTGCCCCCTCCCTCCTCAGCAGACACCGGAGCCGGCCTACCCCACCTCTCCAGCGTTCCCACCACTTTCTTGTCCGTTTGCTTCCAGGGTCGTGTATCAGGATGGATTTTATGGTGCTGAGATTTAT GGAGGCTACGCAGCCTACAGATACGCTCAGCCCGCTGCAGCGGCAGCCGCCTACAGCGACAG TTACGGCAGAGTCTACGCAGCTGCCGACCCGTACCATCACACCATCGGGCCCGCGGCAACCTACAGCATTGGAACCATG TGA
- the RBFOX3 gene encoding RNA binding protein fox-1 homolog 3 isoform X25: MAQPYPPAQYPPPPQNGIPAEYAPPPPHPTQDYSGQTPVPSEHGMTLYTPAQTHPEQPGSEASTQPIAGTQTVPQTDEAAQTDSQPLHPSDPTEKQQPKRLHVSNIPFRFRDPDLRQMFGQFGKILDVEIIFNERGSKGFGFVTFETSSDADRAREKLNGTIVEGRKIEVNNATARVMTNKKTGNPYTNGWKLNPVVGAVYGPEFYAVTGFPYPTTGTAVAYRGAHLRGRGRAVYNTFRAAPPPPPIPTYGAVVYQDGFYGAEIYGGYAAYRYAQPAAAAAAYSDSYGRVYAAADPYHHTIGPAATYSIGTM; this comes from the exons ATGGCCCAGCCCTACCCCCCTGCCCAGTACCCCCCTCCGCCACAGAACGGCATCCCTGCCGAGTATGCCCCGCCCCCGCCGCACCCCACGCAGGACTACTCCGGCCAGACCCCGGTCCCCTCAGAGCATGGCATGACCCTGTACACACCAGCACAGACCCACCCCGAGCAGCCAGGCTCCGAGGCCAGCACACAGCCCATCGCCGGGACCCAGACAGTGCCG CAGACAGACGAGGCGGCACAGACGGACAGCCAGCCGCTCCACCCCTCCGACCCTACAGAGAAGCAGCAGCCCAAGCGGCTACACGTCTCCAACATCCCCTTCCGGTTCAGGGACCCCGACTTGCGGCAAATGTTCGGG CAATTCGGAAAAATTTTAGACGTGGAGATCATTTTTAACGAGCGGGGCTCCAAG GGTTTTGGGTTTGTAACTTTTGAAACTAGCTCAGATGCTGACCGAGCCCGGGAGAAGCTGAATGGGACGATCGTAGAGGGACGGAAAATTGAG GTCAATAATGCCACGGCCCGAGTCATGACCAACAAGAAGACGGGGAACCCCTACACCAACG GCTGGAAGCTAAATCCAGTGGTCGGCGCAGTCTATGGGCCTGAATTCTATGCAG TGACGGGGTTCCCCTACCCCACCACCGGCACAGCTGTTGCCTACCGGGGCGCACATCTtcggggccggggccgggccgTGTATAATACGTTTCGGGCtgcgccacccccaccccccatcccGACTTATGGAGC GGTCGTGTATCAGGATGGATTTTATGGTGCTGAGATTTAT GGAGGCTACGCAGCCTACAGATACGCTCAGCCCGCTGCAGCGGCAGCCGCCTACAGCGACAG TTACGGCAGAGTCTACGCAGCTGCCGACCCGTACCATCACACCATCGGGCCCGCGGCAACCTACAGCATTGGAACCATG TGA
- the RBFOX3 gene encoding RNA binding protein fox-1 homolog 3 isoform X26: MAQPYPPAQYPPPPQNGIPAEYAPPPPHPTQDYSGQTPVPSEHGMTLYTPAQTHPEQPGSEASTQPIAGTQTVPTDEAAQTDSQPLHPSDPTEKQQPKRLHVSNIPFRFRDPDLRQMFGQFGKILDVEIIFNERGSKGFGFVTFETSSDADRAREKLNGTIVEGRKIEVNNATARVMTNKKTGNPYTNGWKLNPVVGAVYGPEFYAVTGFPYPTTGTAVAYRGAHLRGRGRAVYNTFRAAPPPPPIPTYGAVVYQDGFYGAEIYGGYAAYRYAQPAAAAAAYSDSYGRVYAAADPYHHTIGPAATYSIGTM; encoded by the exons ATGGCCCAGCCCTACCCCCCTGCCCAGTACCCCCCTCCGCCACAGAACGGCATCCCTGCCGAGTATGCCCCGCCCCCGCCGCACCCCACGCAGGACTACTCCGGCCAGACCCCGGTCCCCTCAGAGCATGGCATGACCCTGTACACACCAGCACAGACCCACCCCGAGCAGCCAGGCTCCGAGGCCAGCACACAGCCCATCGCCGGGACCCAGACAGTGCCG ACAGACGAGGCGGCACAGACGGACAGCCAGCCGCTCCACCCCTCCGACCCTACAGAGAAGCAGCAGCCCAAGCGGCTACACGTCTCCAACATCCCCTTCCGGTTCAGGGACCCCGACTTGCGGCAAATGTTCGGG CAATTCGGAAAAATTTTAGACGTGGAGATCATTTTTAACGAGCGGGGCTCCAAG GGTTTTGGGTTTGTAACTTTTGAAACTAGCTCAGATGCTGACCGAGCCCGGGAGAAGCTGAATGGGACGATCGTAGAGGGACGGAAAATTGAG GTCAATAATGCCACGGCCCGAGTCATGACCAACAAGAAGACGGGGAACCCCTACACCAACG GCTGGAAGCTAAATCCAGTGGTCGGCGCAGTCTATGGGCCTGAATTCTATGCAG TGACGGGGTTCCCCTACCCCACCACCGGCACAGCTGTTGCCTACCGGGGCGCACATCTtcggggccggggccgggccgTGTATAATACGTTTCGGGCtgcgccacccccaccccccatcccGACTTATGGAGC GGTCGTGTATCAGGATGGATTTTATGGTGCTGAGATTTAT GGAGGCTACGCAGCCTACAGATACGCTCAGCCCGCTGCAGCGGCAGCCGCCTACAGCGACAG TTACGGCAGAGTCTACGCAGCTGCCGACCCGTACCATCACACCATCGGGCCCGCGGCAACCTACAGCATTGGAACCATG TGA
- the RBFOX3 gene encoding RNA binding protein fox-1 homolog 3 isoform X31 has protein sequence MAQPYPPAQYPPPPQNGIPAEYAPPPPHPTQDYSGQTPVPSEHGMTLYTPAQTHPEQPGSEASTQPIAGTQTVPQTDEAAQTDSQPLHPSDPTEKQQPKRLHVSNIPFRFRDPDLRQMFGVNNATARVMTNKKTGNPYTNGWKLNPVVGAVYGPEFYAVTGFPYPTTGTAVAYRGAHLRGRGRAVYNTFRAAPPPPPIPTYGAVVYQDGFYGAEIYGGYAAYRYAQPAAAAAAYSDSYGRVYAAADPYHHTIGPAATYSIGTM, from the exons ATGGCCCAGCCCTACCCCCCTGCCCAGTACCCCCCTCCGCCACAGAACGGCATCCCTGCCGAGTATGCCCCGCCCCCGCCGCACCCCACGCAGGACTACTCCGGCCAGACCCCGGTCCCCTCAGAGCATGGCATGACCCTGTACACACCAGCACAGACCCACCCCGAGCAGCCAGGCTCCGAGGCCAGCACACAGCCCATCGCCGGGACCCAGACAGTGCCG CAGACAGACGAGGCGGCACAGACGGACAGCCAGCCGCTCCACCCCTCCGACCCTACAGAGAAGCAGCAGCCCAAGCGGCTACACGTCTCCAACATCCCCTTCCGGTTCAGGGACCCCGACTTGCGGCAAATGTTCGGG GTCAATAATGCCACGGCCCGAGTCATGACCAACAAGAAGACGGGGAACCCCTACACCAACG GCTGGAAGCTAAATCCAGTGGTCGGCGCAGTCTATGGGCCTGAATTCTATGCAG TGACGGGGTTCCCCTACCCCACCACCGGCACAGCTGTTGCCTACCGGGGCGCACATCTtcggggccggggccgggccgTGTATAATACGTTTCGGGCtgcgccacccccaccccccatcccGACTTATGGAGC GGTCGTGTATCAGGATGGATTTTATGGTGCTGAGATTTAT GGAGGCTACGCAGCCTACAGATACGCTCAGCCCGCTGCAGCGGCAGCCGCCTACAGCGACAG TTACGGCAGAGTCTACGCAGCTGCCGACCCGTACCATCACACCATCGGGCCCGCGGCAACCTACAGCATTGGAACCATG TGA